CGGGTAGAAGATGAGGATGGGCAGGGTGGCCACCACGATCACCGCGAACTTGATCCCCTGTTCGGGCGGGATGTAGTTGGGGTCAACGTTGCCCGTGCCCAGCAGGTCCGAGGCCGCCGTGACCTGGCGCAGGTACATCTGGAGGGTCCACTTGGAGTTGTCGCTCAGGTAGAGCAGGGGCGACATGAAGTCGTTCCAGATTCCCACGGCGTAGAACAGCGCGAAAGTGGCCAGGACCGGCTTGGACAGGGGCAGCAGGATCCGCCACAGGATCCCGATCTCGGTGGCGCCGTCCATCTTGGCCGATTCCTCCAGTTCGGCAGGGAGTTCCTGGAAGAAGTTCTTGATGATGATCAGGCTGAACGGGTTGATGGCCGCGGGCAGGATCAGGGCCCAGTAGGAGTTGAGCAGGCCCAGGTCCTTGACCAGCAGGAAGGTGGGGATCATGCCGCCGGAGAAGACCATGGCAAAGACCACCAGGGACAGGATGGCGTTCCTGCCCCGCAGGGTTTTCTTGGCCAGCGGGTAGGCCATGGTCACGGTGAAGGCCAACTGGACCAGCGTGCCCACCGCGGTGACCAGGATGGTGGTCACCAGGGCGCGCACGAATGCCGGGGTCGCGAAGATGTATTCGTAGGAGCCCAGGGTGAACTGTTCGGGCCAGACGAAGAATGCCCGGCGCGTGATTTCTGCTTCGGTGGCAAACGATCCGGCGAAGACGTACACGAACGGCAACAGGGTAATGAGGCCGATCAGGGACAGGAAGACGTAGTTGGCGGCGTCAAAGATCCGGCCGCCGCGGGTGTTGTGGATTTTCATGGCTAGAACAGTCCGCTCTGGTTGAATCGCTTGGCCAGCCAGTTGGTGCCGAAGATCAGCACGATGCCCACCAGGGATTTGAACAGGCCCACTGCGGTGGAGTAGCTGTAGGCGCCTTGGGTGATGCCCACGAAGTAGACGTACGTGTCAAAGACGTCCGCCACCTCACGGTTGAGCGCGTTGGTCATCAGGTAGATCTGTTCGAACCCGGTGTTGAGCATCTGCCCGATGGCCAGGATCAGCATCACGATGATCGTGGAACGGATCGCCGGAAGCGTGATGTGCCAGACGCGCCGGAAGCGGCCGTCGCCGTCGATGATCGCGGCCTCGTACTGGTCCTGGTCCACGGTTGAAAGGGCGGCCAGGAAGATGATGGTGCCCCACCCGGTGTTCTTCCAGATCTCCTGCAGCACGATCAATGGCCGGAACCAGGCAGGATCTGACAGGAAGTCGATGTGCGTGCCCATGGCGTTGTTCAGGAACTGGAACAGCGGCCCGATGTCCAGGGCAAACAGCAGGAAGCTCAGCGACGCCACGATCGTCCAGGACAGGAAGTGCGGGATGTACACCAGCGTCTGGACCGTGCGCTTGAGGATGGACAGCCGGACCTCGTTCAGCAGCAGCGCCAGGATGATGGTCAGCGGGAAGGCCACCCCGAGGTTCAGGAAGGCAAGGATCAGGGTGTTGCCCAGCAGCCGGGGGAAGTCCGGGTTGGCGAAGAAGTCCTCAAAGTTGCGGAACCCCACCCAGGGGCTGCCGTTCACGCCCAGGAACGGCACGTAGTCCTTGAAGGCGATGGTGACCCCGTACATGGGGGCATAGCGGAACACCGCGAAATACACCACGCCGGGCAGCAGCAACAGGTACAGCCATTTGTAGTGCGCGAAATGGACGGAGAACCTGCCCCCGTTCCGGGGAGCGGGCGCGGTCCTGCGCGTCCGCTCCCCGGCGAGGGTGTCAATGACAGGGGCTGCCATTTACTTGTTGTCCTGCCAGAGCTTGTTGATTTCTTCCTTGACCTTGTTGCCGCCGCTGGTGTCCCACAGCTTGATGGCATCCTTGAGGCCCTGTTCGTCGATCTGTCCGGCCAGGTACTTGATCCGCGCGTCGGCCACGATGTTGTCCAACTGGGCACCCTTGGCCACGTAGGTGGCTGAAACGTAGGGCGCTGCCGGGTTGTAGACGGCGCTCTTGAGGTCTTCGGCCATGACGTCGGTGCGCTTGTCGAAGACCTGCTGTTCGTAGTCGGAGGCCTGCTTCACGGGGTAGAACTGGTTGCCGGCAACGTTCATGCCCAGCTGGGCGTAGCTCTTAATGTCGGTGCTGACGGCCTTGCCCTCCGGCGTCTCCGGCTTGATGGTGGCCGCCTTGCCGGCCTCCACCGTGAAGTTCACGCCCTCGATGCCGTTGTTCAGCAGGACCGCAACATCCTTGCCGTTCATGGTGTTGAGGAAGGCCAGGACCTTGTCCAGTTCAGCCTCGCTCTTGACGCTGGCCTTGGGGATGGCAAGGAAGCCTGAGTAGCCGTCGGTGGGGTGGGCGCGCAGTTTGCCGTCCGGGCCTTCGAGGTTGCCCACGAAGCCCACCTTGTTCTGGAAGTTGGTGGGGTCTGCCTGCTTGAAGAGGTTGATGAGCACGCTCACGCGGGAATCGACGTCGACGATGATGCCGCCCTTGCCATTGAAGAACGGCTCGTTCCACTTCGTGCTGTCAAAGGTGGCGAAGTCCGGGTTGATGAGCTTTTCGTCCACCATCTTCTTGATGAACCGGTCTGCCTCGAGGAACTCGTCGGTCTCGAAGCTGGGAATGAGCTTCCCGTCCCGCTCCGTCCAGCGGTTCCCGGCGCCGTACCATTCCTCGATCAGGTCGTAAGGGCTGTTCGTGCCCAGCGCACCCCACTTGGGGATGGTGATGCCGTAGGTGTCATTGACGCCGTTGCCGTCCGGATCCTGCTCGGTGAAGGCCTTTGCCACCTTGTACAGGTCCTCCGTGGTCTTAGGCGGCTGCAGGCCCAGCTTGTCCAGCCAGTCCTGCCGGAACATGACAGCCGCGCGCATCGGGGAGCGGCCGCGGAAAACGCCGTAAACCTTGCCGTTGACGCTGGCGTTCTTCTGGATATCCGGAAAGGTGGTCTTGAGGTTGGGGTACTTGTCCAGTTTGTCGGTGAGGTCCCAGAACGCGCCCGCCTGGGCGTTCTTGACGAAGCCGGGTGTTTTGCCCTGGATCACCATGACCTGCGGGATGTCGGATCCCGCCAGCGTGATGTTGGTCTTGTCCTCGTAGGAGGCGTTCGGCGCCCAGTTGATCTTGACCTGCTTGCCCGTGAGCTCCTCCAGCTTCTTCTGGACTGCACCGTCCGCTGCGGGCGGCTGGGCCTCCAGGAACGGGGCCATGATGGACACCGACGTGAGGTCCGCTGCCGGGGCGTCCCCGCCACTGCAGGCCGTGAGGGACAGCGCCGTGGCAGTTACGACGGCGGCGGCCAGGGAGAGTTTGCGATGGATCATATTTCGTCCTTTTCCACTTCTTTGAGGTTTGTTGGGCTGGCTGGCCCACGGTTTTGATACGTTTCATTCCTACGCCGGCACAAGGTTGCACCCACCGGAAGCAACCAGGGCGGCGAAGGATGTCAGGCGGCGGGAGCCCCTTGGAGGGCGGTGCGCGCGGCAGGCTCCCCCGCCGCGGCCACCGACTCGTCATTGGCCGCGAAGAAGCGGTCACACAACCAGCCGGTGAGGTAGAGCCAGGCCCCGATGCTGAAGAATGGAACCAGGCCCGGAAGGCAACTGCTGGCATAAAGTACCGCGGCGGAGACAAAGAGCAGGATGACCGTTCCCGCCAGGTGCCGCACAGCGAACCGGGATGACATCAGCAGGTACTGGGGCAAGGTCAGCTCGTACCGGGCATACATCGGGAACACGTAGCAAACGGCCCCCGCCAGGAAGATTGCGGCAACAAGGATGCCGCTTACCATGAACTGCGCCAGGACTCCCCTGCCTCCGGAAAAATAGTTCCAGTTCAGGACAAGGGCCGCCGCAATGGCCATGACCGGGAAAGCCAGGGCGTTGGCCCGGACAAAGTTGCGGAAGTATGCGGAGGCAAACTCCCGCAGCAGCGGAACAGCATTGCCTGCAGCCCGCTTGCGCACCGCAATCTGTGCCGCGGCGGTGGCCGGGCCCGCACCAAAGATGCCAAAACCCAGCAGGGTAAAGGCAATCCACAGCAGGTTCAGGCCGGCAATCCATACGAGCGTGTCAAAAAATGAGTAGG
This region of Arthrobacter sp. DNA4 genomic DNA includes:
- a CDS encoding YesL family protein, which encodes MLSGTFSARAYSFFDTLVWIAGLNLLWIAFTLLGFGIFGAGPATAAAQIAVRKRAAGNAVPLLREFASAYFRNFVRANALAFPVMAIAAALVLNWNYFSGGRGVLAQFMVSGILVAAIFLAGAVCYVFPMYARYELTLPQYLLMSSRFAVRHLAGTVILLFVSAAVLYASSCLPGLVPFFSIGAWLYLTGWLCDRFFAANDESVAAAGEPAARTALQGAPAA
- a CDS encoding sugar ABC transporter permease yields the protein MAAPVIDTLAGERTRRTAPAPRNGGRFSVHFAHYKWLYLLLLPGVVYFAVFRYAPMYGVTIAFKDYVPFLGVNGSPWVGFRNFEDFFANPDFPRLLGNTLILAFLNLGVAFPLTIILALLLNEVRLSILKRTVQTLVYIPHFLSWTIVASLSFLLFALDIGPLFQFLNNAMGTHIDFLSDPAWFRPLIVLQEIWKNTGWGTIIFLAALSTVDQDQYEAAIIDGDGRFRRVWHITLPAIRSTIIVMLILAIGQMLNTGFEQIYLMTNALNREVADVFDTYVYFVGITQGAYSYSTAVGLFKSLVGIVLIFGTNWLAKRFNQSGLF
- a CDS encoding extracellular solute-binding protein, producing MIHRKLSLAAAVVTATALSLTACSGGDAPAADLTSVSIMAPFLEAQPPAADGAVQKKLEELTGKQVKINWAPNASYEDKTNITLAGSDIPQVMVIQGKTPGFVKNAQAGAFWDLTDKLDKYPNLKTTFPDIQKNASVNGKVYGVFRGRSPMRAAVMFRQDWLDKLGLQPPKTTEDLYKVAKAFTEQDPDGNGVNDTYGITIPKWGALGTNSPYDLIEEWYGAGNRWTERDGKLIPSFETDEFLEADRFIKKMVDEKLINPDFATFDSTKWNEPFFNGKGGIIVDVDSRVSVLINLFKQADPTNFQNKVGFVGNLEGPDGKLRAHPTDGYSGFLAIPKASVKSEAELDKVLAFLNTMNGKDVAVLLNNGIEGVNFTVEAGKAATIKPETPEGKAVSTDIKSYAQLGMNVAGNQFYPVKQASDYEQQVFDKRTDVMAEDLKSAVYNPAAPYVSATYVAKGAQLDNIVADARIKYLAGQIDEQGLKDAIKLWDTSGGNKVKEEINKLWQDNK
- a CDS encoding carbohydrate ABC transporter permease; translated protein: MKIHNTRGGRIFDAANYVFLSLIGLITLLPFVYVFAGSFATEAEITRRAFFVWPEQFTLGSYEYIFATPAFVRALVTTILVTAVGTLVQLAFTVTMAYPLAKKTLRGRNAILSLVVFAMVFSGGMIPTFLLVKDLGLLNSYWALILPAAINPFSLIIIKNFFQELPAELEESAKMDGATEIGILWRILLPLSKPVLATFALFYAVGIWNDFMSPLLYLSDNSKWTLQMYLRQVTAASDLLGTGNVDPNYIPPEQGIKFAVIVVATLPILIFYPFLQKHFAKGMLIGSVKG